The Sorghum bicolor cultivar BTx623 chromosome 6, Sorghum_bicolor_NCBIv3, whole genome shotgun sequence genome contains the following window.
GATCTGCGTTGGGTTTAGGGATCCACGGTTGCTGGTGCCTGGTGGAGCACTGGGGAGTGGGAGACTGCGCGCACAGTGTAAGTGTAACGGCCTGCCCGTCACTTTCACTGCGtgatgtgaaatttttttgcaTTTCGCTAccgtaccactttcgtttgtttgtggcaaatattgtccaatcaaaaACTaaatagaatcaaaagattcgtctcgtgatttacaggcaaactgtgtaactaatttttgttttcgtctatatttagtgcttcatacatgtgccgcaagattcgatgtgacgtgaaatcttgaaaactttttggattttgatgcgAAAAGGCCTTGGGTTGGGATAGATGGCGCCAACAAACCGCAAGGTGGCCTTCTATGATTGTGTTTGGAAGGATCACGTACGTAGTCACGCACCATGCGTGGGAAACAGATGGCGAGTGCAGACGAAATCAGCTCTTGGTGGGTGGTGGTGAAGTGGTGGTGGCGGTCCGGTGTACCTGGAGCCTGCAGCCCCGGCCTGGTCGGTCCCTGGATGATTATAGTCCAAGGTCTCTACTGCTTTTTTTTCtcataaaaaggaaaagaaaacaaaaaaggtGGCGCAAAGAGCTGAGTCTTCTCTACATTTGAATCCACAGTGATTTTGTCTGGATCGATCCGGTTAGCGTCGCCCGGCGCGCGCCACCTGTTAGTGACAAAGTCACTGTAACTTCGTTCGTAGAGGAATCGAGATGTCGGCGCCAAGCAGTGTGGCAAACCACGGAATACACATCAGAAGGGTACAACGCATCTAAGCACGGTTACATATGCAGCTGAGACACATGACCGAACACAAGTGGGGAAAAAAAATACACAACCCACGAATGGCACGCATGATTTCACACAAACAATAATGCTAGTTGGGTACAGTGTCTTTAACAAAGCCCTGTGAGGTCAAACCTCCACaaattgggccttgtttagtcccgaaaagatttcggattttggtactgtagcattttcgtttgtttgtggtaaatattgtccaatcataaactaactaggctcaaaagatcaatctcataaattacagataaactgtgctattagtttttattttcttctatatttagtacttcatacatgtgccaaaagatttgatgtgataaggaatcttaaaaagtttttgaatttcggggtgaactaaacaagcccttggTAGTTAAGAGCGTGTAAGTTGGCTAACGAAACTGATTGCTTTGCTGTCCGATCCGAGTACTACAGGGAGTACTAATAAACAACTTCAGATTCCCCGGAATGGAATCACTAGTGGCTCGCTCGTTCTTCGTCCCTACCTCGGTTAACACGACAGGTTTAGCTGACCCTGAAGAGTAGACAGCGAGCCAGCAGCGCAGATCATCAGATCGTGCGCCCATGGAGCATGGACAGGAGGGCCCGGAGCCGCACGCGCAGGCATGGAGTAGTAGACCACGCCAGTGTGGGACCTTGTGTCAGGGGGAGAGAATGTGGCGAGCAGCCGATTGGAGggtggaggggggggggggggggggggtccctCTCATCACGTCATCATCTTAGTTGGAGCAGGTCTCTGTGCTGGCTTTGGATGGCTGGTCCATTTGAGGGTCTGTCGAGCGTTCGATACGAGTTCAGAGTTCTATGCTTCTTGGATCCACTGAGCGACTGAGCAGTTTGAGGTTGGTTGATGCAATAATAACTTCCTCTGCATGAGTTCAAATTCTAGCTGCATACAATACACGTTTTGAAAAGTCATTCGTCATACAATACTTTTCGATACGCCTGCGACGACTGAAGACTGCGAGATGAACTTGTGTGGAATTGTAACCCTCTCTCCTTTCAACTTCAAAATAAGgcattgtttggatgtagtcgcatcaatccacatgtattggGGTGGTTTAGATCcattccaacacatgtggattgaggtgaatacgacaacatccaaacaatgcCTAAAGGGTGTATACAAATTTTGATTTAGGCATTATCGGCCCATGCCATGAGCAGCAGTCAGACAGGCCCGTTACCGGTTAaagtttctttctttctttccttcccttccttcttttctttctttctttctttcttttttttggcaGAAATTCACTTCTACACATGGAGGAAGACAGATATACACAACACATTATTCCTcgaggagaaaaaaaaataatatcagGGTCCTTCCCTCGAGAGATTATACGATTCTGGCACTTCAGTTATGCAGTGTATGAGTGTATCGTTATTCAGATCAATAATCCATGTGTGTAACAACACTATACAAATCTGTCCAAATGGACACAATTACGCAAGAACAGGCATTTGCATTTCCAAAGAATGAAAAAACTACTGTACTTCTAAATTTTTGCAATACCAAATATCAGCACGACTCTGaccacaaaaaagaaaaaaagaacaatCTATGCACAGAGGTCATCTATCATTATCAGCTACCTAAGTACCTATACAAAGACAGTCTGAACTTGCGAAGGCTCCAAAATGGCCAGGATCGCAGAAACAGTTGCCATCGAGTTTACCAGCAAATGAAAACCTACCAGTCTTTTTTTAACACGTCATATGGTTTGAATTTACCATCTCGCAAAGTAGAATCGTTAGCTTTTTACAGCCCAGCGGCGACCCCTGATCTCGTATCCATCAGAAGCTTGATCACCACCTCCCCAGCTGTCCACAGCAGCAGCTGTGCTCACAATTCTGCGATGTTTCTTGCCCTTTGTGACACCACTGTCACTTGAGCTTCCGCTTAACAATGGATCATCAATCCCACGAACAGGTCTCTCTGGTGTTGCTGCACTCACCCAGTTGTCATCCTGGCTTTTCTTACGCTTATCATTCTTTTTCATCAATTTATCAAAGCGCTTCTCCACTGGCCGCACTGCTTGGTTAACAGTGAACTTGAAATCCTTGATCACCTAAGTTAAAGGAGGGAAGAAAACAAGCCAAAACATGGAAATTATGCTCATAAACATATTCCGTAAACCCACACAACCCATATAAAGTAATAATAGAAGAGAACATATTTGACTGTCAAGGCAAGATTTATTCTACTGGTTCACATAATTCAAAGCCCAATCTATAATAACGTATAAAGACAGGAAATTTGTCAGTAATGCTCAGAAAGAAGATTTGGTCCCAGCACTCACATATTCTCCACTGCCAACAACAAAGTCCCGAACACTTTCTTTTATGTTTGTCACGCTTCTCTCATCTGGTTCGAATTGAGGAAGCTTCATTTTGGTAGGCCGGTTGCTTTCCTTAATTTCAAAAGGGTCCACAGGGTCAGATGATACGTAGTCCCCAAGTACAGAAATGTTTCCAGGTGACTGATTAGTTAAGAGTGCATAGGGCTTGGCTGGGAACACATAGAGGTGAACAACTGAAGCAATGCCCATCTGTCCTGGAGAAAGACATGGTGCTATCAGGTATATctataactagccacataaacATGAAAGAAATGGACTATTTTAAGCAAAGGCAAAGATAGATAACAAAAAGTTAAAAACACCCTGGAAGGATGAATACCTCTATGCAAATAATGAAATCTTGAATGCTTGATTTTAACTCCAAGCTCTGGGCTAAAGGACTTCTAAGAAGGCCCAAAGCATACATTATTGCAATCACCACACCTTGCCACCAAGTCAAGAATACAATAGATTTGAAAGAAAGAAACTTAGCCAGAGGCTTTATAGGTGCCAATTCGTCCTTAGTAGCTGTATACCATGCTACTAGACAGTACAGGGCCCAATATTGACTAAAGTTGAGAACTGCGGCAAAGTAAGGGTACCTGCATCACAAATATATGCGTTGCGGTATCAGAACAAGATGTAAAAATAGGAGATGAAATAACTGCTATCTCAACATTGGTTCATTCATATTCATCATAATGGAAAACAAGCAAAGAAGATGTGAATTTTTTCCCAATGAAAGCATGACATAGTACAGTGGAGAAACAACTCGGGCCCTCATTGTCCGCATCGGGCAGCACCCATATCCCCCTGCAAGCACTCCTCCCTCAACCCTATCTCTGCCTCTGCCACCACCAGAGCTGCCTGCCAAAGGCCTGGCGAGCAGTGAGGAGGGCGCGGCGAGGCCCTCTCAGCCCTCCCCCATGCCTTATCCCCTCCCTTCCCTttccttcctcctccctcctctcttTGCTCCTGTGGCATTTGATGGTTTGGCATCCGGTGCTACATCAGCGTCGGCCAGATCCACTTAGGGGACATCGATAGCCTGGAGGGCAGATCTGGTGTTCCCCAGCATCATTACCTTCTTGAAGGCTTCGCTAAGCTATTTGAGCTCTGTGGCTTGGTGCTTCCATCTGGTTTGATGCCTCCCTTCCTTGTTAGTTTTTGGTTTTGTGCAGACAGCTTTGAGTAGTTGCCCTGACATTTGGACCAGCATAGTTGTCCCAGCGTGCTTGGCGGTGAATTTGTGTAGAGATAGTTGTAAGTCGTGCTCAGTGATAATCTTCTAGGTTAGTTGTGGTGCCAAGCAATTGGATTGTCGGCTTTTGGTCTTTGGGCCGGAGATGTCAGGTGTGTACCCCTAGTTGTATGATTGGAGGACCAAAGTTGTGTGAGGATGAATTGTATACCCCTAGTTGTAAGATTTCTGGGCTCCGATTCCCTTATAAACTAGGCCAATTGTCTTCTTCTAATAATATTTGCAGCAAAGCAAATTCCTTTGCTGTATTTTGGAAAAAAAGGAGCAGGACGTGTATCAAGAGGATGGCGCTGCGATTCCATTCAACAAACATAGCTTGTGcataaacaaaaaacaaaatagCGAAGATGCAATTTTCAGATTTGAAGTCAAAGAACCAGAAAGAAAATGGTTGTCTTACCCACATCGTAAATTGAATTCTCCATCACAATAAACACCAAAAGGTTCTAGAAGAAGAGATAAGGTAGCTGTGAGGGTCTTTATAATCACCTGCAGGTGCAAAAAGAACATAACTAAGTCAAAAAGGACATAACTAAATCTTATTTTTGACTTCTCAGATAAAAAGAATTTGCAAGGGCTTGTGGAAATACATATTGGAAGATTCCAAATTTGATAATCAGGTAGAACCGTGTCCCCAATCTCCAGGGCTTCAATACAAAATTTACAGGAAAATGATGGTGTATGATTCCCTTCTCAGATGCATGATGCAGTAGAGGCTGCCCAGAACCAGAGCCACCTTCCCTCTTTAAAAAAGCTATAGTTTTATCTTCCCCACCTACATTTGACCAGACACAATAAACACACACAAAGGAGAGAACAAAATATGAAAACTGCAAGTGCACCAAACAATATATATCATGAAGTGTATCAGAAAGACAAAATGTAAGGGTTTGATTGTTTTAGCTGCAGATTGTGAAAAGCACCTAGTAGATTGTAGATTTTAAATGCTGGTGAAAACTAGATTGTAGATTGTTGTAATCAGGTATTGAAATCTATAAGCCTTGGATTGTACAATTACAATCTAGCAATTGCAAGCTGAAACAGTCTCTGGACCACAAAGAGAAATAATATAAATAGCCTGGCTGCCACTGAACAATATACAGTATCTACCAAGCTGTCACAAATATTTTTTACTCTGAAACAGTGCCTCCATTTTGCTAATGCTACAGTAGTCTTATGATGAACTACCTGATATTCTTAGCATTGGTGTGAAAGATATGATAACAAGATTGCATCAATCCCCTCCCCCCGGAAATACAACACATTGATGCGACTCTGGGATGCACGATGGGCAGGCCAGCAGAGATACATACAAGAAGGTAATTTAGGACAAAAAATATTGCACCGTTCAAAATGATGTGACATTCCTGTTCTTTCAAATAAAACACCATATGCAAAATACAGTGACAGCTAAGAAGTAAGACCACAACACTACATGTATTCTCAAGAAAGCAATGTCTATAGGCATAACTTACCTAAACATGCAgtaatatatcttccaaagcaGTACATTGCAAGGGCTTCATAACCATCACGTAGGATGCCACAGTAAACACTTGTATTTGGATTTATCAAAGAAATATACTGTTCCAAAAGAAGAAGATCATTAGACATGTTGATGGAGTAATGTAGTACATACATAGTGTTTTAGAAGCCTTACCGACTCAATTGCATAGCAAGGGACCATGAGAATAACACCCAGTACAAATTTTTGTTCCTGTACAAGTAGAACAGAACCTAAAACAGTGAAAATTATGCTTTGCCATAGTTCTGATAAACAAAATTATGTAAAAACAAATGAAGGTAGGATGCAAAAGTAGAAACTAGAAACCTCTGGATTGTTGTATGCTGAGAGATGCTCAAATATCAGGTACATGGAGAGTGAAAGCGCAAGCAGCATGAAGAACCCAGCAACTAAAGTAGCCCACATGGGTGTGGAGTATTGTGCCATCAAGGGCACTAGGAGCCCAATATTGACCCTCATGGTGACAGACAACACTTCTTTGAACCGGTATGCTTTCAAAGTCCGTCAGCGTCATCCAGCATCACCTTCCTCACCGAAAGCTGGCACTTCAGTCCAAATTAACGGGATCAAACGTCCTGGATCCACACGCCCAGTCTATTATCTGCAATGAGCTCAAAAGTGTGAAATCCTGAACCTGTTAAATTCATCCCCACGGACTGGTCGACGATCCATGGATGAAGCACAAAACATCCAAACGCAAACAATCTAACTAGTCCCGTAGCGTTGATATGAACAGAATACAGTACAACTACATTGAAACCACCAACACGACCAACCCCACCAAAAAACCTAGGCAACGAAAAGGGGTTGCAACCGACCAAAATTAAACACGAAACCGCATCAGATCGCTCAATCTCCTCCGAGAAGAACCGGAAGGAACGCGCAGCTACGGGACGGGCAAGAGAACCTCCCGTGGGCATGGCCGCATGAAATTGAAGCAATTTTGAAAGGAATAGAGAAGCTCGAAGGGAACCTGAGCCGACGACTCGCCCAACCGGCTGCAGGAATATGGGTCAGAGAGGCTGCCCCGTGCCGATTCCCCTGTTGGATCGAGGTGATTCCAGCGTCGCCGCGCGTGATTTCCCGCGAGACGAACGGGGAGGTGGAGAAGGGGGAGCAAATCGCGAGCGCGAATCGTGACGGCGTCTCCTCTTCCCTTTCCACGCAACGTGACGCCAATTGGCTTTTGAGCTGGTGCCTGGCGGGGGGCCGCGTAGTTGGGGAACGGGGAGTCCGGGTCCGGGCCGAACTGACTCTGGAGTCTGGACAGGACAGCTTCATGGGCCGTAGCCCACATTTTGACAGTCAAAACTTTCCtctttttctcaaaaaaaaaaaaacttttctctacaaactttaaagccaaggccttgtttagttcaccccgaaatccaaaaacttttcaaaattttccatcacatcaaatcttgtggcacatgcatgaagcactaaatatagaagaaaacaaaaactacgagacaaattttttgagcctagttagtttatgattggacaatatttgccacaaacaaacgaaaatgctacagtaccaaaattcGAAatctttttgaaactaaacaaggcccaacgtTGACAGCCAAAATATGATCatgagagttttttttttgcgagaaaATATGATCATGAGAGTCTTTATTTTGCGAGAAAATATGATCATGAGAGTTAAAGAACAACCACATGTACATAACAGTGatcaaatttgaactaaattgGTCAGATTTGCAAAAAATGAAAATTACAGAAATAAACACCCTCAAGCTAGTTTCTCTAGAAATATGAACACTGTTTAAACCGGTTTTGGTAGTCCAAGGTCAAATGGAGATTTTCCTTCGGATACTCATCCAATCTCAAAACTTATAAATTATGTGTGTGTTTGCAACTGAGATAATTATTACCATCCTTTATTTATATGGCAAGATCATAGATATTGAGCCATCCATTTATTAGTGTTCTAGCAGCCTTGATTCTAGGGCACCCCGCGGTATTCCTCACAAGCTGATTTTCCTAGGAAGTGTCTGTAGATGTTTTGGGTAAAGAACAAGTGTCAAAGTCGATCTCGTCGTTTAGCTCTTGCTAGTGCGTTGATCGGATTTAGCGTCAACAACCAGACATAAGTTACTCTTTCCGTACTCAAAAAGGAAGTCGTTTTAGACAAGGTTTGAATTAaacattgaaaatataaatcataaataacttttaagttattgagtttgaaaatatgaaaattatatgaatatatttgtcttgaaaaatactttcatatctATATCACTTTTTGTAAATATTTTATGAGAACAAGAAGTCAAAACGACTTTTTTTTAGTGTGGAGGGAGTATATCTCTTTCGTTAAAGTCATCAAGGcaagtttttcttttttagtTAATTGATTTGTAAATACTTGACAAGAATTTTAAATCATAAAAAGCATCtctaaactttttaaaattccaaaaaaagaattaaatatagattgtgatatgaaaattttgaataaaatatttagaTTCAcgaaaaacatctttgaaaacaaATGTATGTTatgttttaaaaactttgcatgacaagactctcaaACCGAAGATAATGTCTGGCTGCGCGTCTGCGCCACATTTGAGTTCACATGGCACCACTCTACCAAGATCGGCGAGGGGCGGCATCAGTCACGTGCCTGCCCACGTTCAAATGTCAAATGAGAGAACAAGGTTCCACCAACAACATCGACACCATCAAGTGAACATCGAAATGGGAGAACATTTTGGACAAAAGCTATTGATCCATTTGATTCAGAAATTGTTTTCTTTACAAGGTTCCAACAGCATTCCTGAACAGGACAGTTCGTTATTAGCCGCAGTATAACTGCACGACCTGACCGACCGTCACTCCTCATTCAggacatagataaaaaaaacagTTAATCATAACTCTCCAAGGAAATTCGATGCACTTTTGGGCAACATCAACACGATGTTTTCTGCATCTTGTTCACGGAGTATGCTAAAAACTTTAAAAATCCACCTAGTTGAATAGGGCGATTCAACTAGATTGCACCTGAAGGAGGCGGTGTCCCTCCTGACTCCAGCAGGAACTGCGCAGGCAAGGTCTTGGCCGCGCACCCGAACTTGTAGGTACTGTATTTCCTGTGCACGCCAGTGAGCTTGCCGGTTCCAGCCTTCTGGTGAAAGTCTACCATCATCCTCGAGCACTCCCTGAGAGAACAGCAAAAGGCACACAGAAAGTCAGGATACAGATGCTTGTAAACGCAGTGAGGAAGTTATTTGAAATGGACTTACAGGAGTTGGTCGCTAGTGTATCTGCTATGTGACTCGCAAACCTTTGTCCAGTGCGGGCATCGATTGATAGCGCATTGTGCAGTATAaaccgcagcagcagccagATGTGAAGGCTGATAATTCAGCATTTGATATTCTACCAAGCAGAGCTCCAGCATGAAAAATGACACTAGCTCAAGCTGCGAGATACAATAGTGGGCAGTGTCAGTCGTAAAACCAAAAGTTCACTACTACTGGTGTTTTGTTTATCCAAGTAGACAAAAAGAAGAACAGAGTTTAGTGATATTTCACCTGTTTATCTGCATCTGCAGCTTTAAGAAACCTCTTCATGAAGACATAAGGTGTTGGAACAGACATGTTGAATTGCAGCGTGTTCAGAATCAACTTTTCCTGTTCAATCAGAAGATTTTCAACTCTTAGCCAAAAATAACAAATAATCACTATAAAATAAAAGAAGACAGAATGCAtgtaagcaaaacatggagaaaTCATCCGAAAGATTAATTGACATGGTGTCTGATGTAGAAAGGATAGAGTTGCATTTTTGCAGTAATAATCTTTGTCTGCTttaaataaatgttatttactcACTAAGGTATTACATATGGATATCATCATGATCAGGTGTACACCAtcttctaaaaaaagaagactgTGCAAGGATTGGACCAACTCTGCCATGTTCCACTTATGTAGAAAGGATATAATTGCAATTTTGCAGTAAAAGATCCATGTCTGCTGTAAGGAAATGTTACTTATTTGCTGATGTAGCATATATGGATCCTAATCTATGATCATTGTACGTTTAGATAATGCAGTATAAAAGAACCAAGCATGAATTCAGTGTGAGTGCAAATTGTATTTAGTGGATTACCATTTCTAGAATTTGCCCTTTTGTGTAGGCACGGTCAGAAATGAGCACAAGGTCCTCAACAACTGGAACTGAGACCTCCTCATATTTGCAAGCAAGAAGCATAGCTGTGACTCCAACCAGTTGTAGCTTCTTCCTTGGAACCACTTCCTTATCCAAGAATCTATCTATTATGTTTACCGTAAGAAAGAGCGTCTCATCCATCAGGTCAAACTTGTAGTGAACCTGGCAAAAGGACCAGCAAAAATATTAAAACATGCAGTTTCAGATCAGAACAATTTGTGAGGTCCGTGCTTTTTGTACCTCAATCAGCCAGTCAATCAGAATTGCTCTCATCTTTGAGTTTATATCTTGTTGACTGGACATGTAATCAGGCCTTACACAACTCTTAGCCTGCATAAAGCACCACATTGGTAATACTGAAAAGATAATAAAAGCTGCAATAGAAATTCCAAGATAGTAGAAGCCTGCATAAGTCTTTGTCAATGTAAGGATACTGTCGGCAATAAGTTTCATTCTGATGACCATGGTTTGCTTCAAAAATACTGAAGGAACCAATTTTAGTAGTACAAAGACATTATGAACTGTTGTAGCTTTCACAGTTGTATAACAGATGAAGTGGTTCCAATAGTACAAGTAGTAGTGATGATTTTAGCGCAGCATAACTTTCCAATGTGTTGCACATGACAGCTAGCACAATAGTTACCTACTCCTGGCTGTGAGGTGGACCAATGTGCTATATCAGTAAACATACTGATATTTTTTTTACCTAGTTGCTTAAAGTGCATAATGATACTAATCAACGTTAGACATGCATTTCCACATTATACCATACTGGATTAAGATTCTTGTCTGAAGTAGAATGATCCTTACAGGCTCCCGGTCTAATTTAATCAGTTTCTCAAGGAACTTGTTCATTCTTATAAGGGCATCTGCGCATTGATGATATTCATCCAAAAGTTCAGAATTTATGATTTGAGATTATCTACCAAAAAGGAACAAGATAAGCATCATCTGACAATAAACCACCTCATTTTCTCTGTAGAACTTGTAAAGCTCTTCAACATATTCTGTTGCTGCAAGCGGGTTCCCCGAGTCTGCTCTGTCAATATCCATGAGCGGTTCATCTTGGTTCATCTCCTTGTTCTCTGTCTCTCCCTGCATCGCCAAACAAAACAGTAAGCCAGAGCCATGGCAAAGATGCCCAAAACCCATCCCTTTCTGAGCAAGAGCACAAATCAGAAGTGTGAATACCATGTCGATGTCACTATCACTATCGTCGACCAGCTCGTGGATTTCCACGTCGATATCAACGGTGCCATCACCGATTGATTCCTTCTGTTGATCAACTCCGGGTTCTGGATCAGTTAGGATCGGCTGACATTCAGTTAGGATCGGCTGACATTCAGGTTGCCCTTTGCTCGCCAAGGAGGCGGCGAATTTCCTGAACAACCAAAGCAATACCCAGATCAAATCAAAGCCTGCAAGAAACGTCAGAGGCGCAAGAACAGCTAGCACGCGTCCTAACCTTGTCATGGGCCGGCTGCTTGGCAGCAACGTTGTCTTCTTTTCGTCCCTTCTGCTCTTCCTGAAGAGAAGAAAGGAACGCCACGGTTAAACAAGATTTGGACCCCAAGAAGCACGAAAAAGACACGATCTTTGGGGCAGGAGATTACTGCAGCGTGGGCTTCTTGGCGACGGCGCAGGGGTACGGGGCAACCCCGACGAGGTTCTTGATCTCCGTGAGCGCGCGCCGGCTCCCCATCTCTGCACAAATCAGGAGATCAGAAACCATGTGCTCGCGACGCAGCAAACAACCCAAGAAGAGATCAGGCCGGGCCGTCCGCCGCCCGCACCCACCTCGGACGCC
Protein-coding sequences here:
- the LOC8057580 gene encoding cyclin-B2-1, whose product is MAARAADENRRPAAGGKPAPGVREMGSRRALTEIKNLVGVAPYPCAVAKKPTLQKSRRDEKKTTLLPSSRPMTRKFAASLASKGQPECQPILTECQPILTDPEPGVDQQKESIGDGTVDIDVEIHELVDDSDSDIDMGETENKEMNQDEPLMDIDRADSGNPLAATEYVEELYKFYRENEAKSCVRPDYMSSQQDINSKMRAILIDWLIEVHYKFDLMDETLFLTVNIIDRFLDKEVVPRKKLQLVGVTAMLLACKYEEVSVPVVEDLVLISDRAYTKGQILEMEKLILNTLQFNMSVPTPYVFMKRFLKAADADKQLELVSFFMLELCLVEYQMLNYQPSHLAAAAVYTAQCAINRCPHWTKVCESHSRYTSDQLLECSRMMVDFHQKAGTGKLTGVHRKYSTYKFGCAAKTLPAQFLLESGGTPPPSGAI
- the LOC8057579 gene encoding protein LAZ1 isoform X1; amino-acid sequence: MRVNIGLLVPLMAQYSTPMWATLVAGFFMLLALSLSMYLIFEHLSAYNNPEEQKFVLGVILMVPCYAIESYISLINPNTSVYCGILRDGYEALAMYCFGRYITACLGGEDKTIAFLKREGGSGSGQPLLHHASEKGIIHHHFPVNFVLKPWRLGTRFYLIIKFGIFQYVIIKTLTATLSLLLEPFGVYCDGEFNLRCGYPYFAAVLNFSQYWALYCLVAWYTATKDELAPIKPLAKFLSFKSIVFLTWWQGVVIAIMYALGLLRSPLAQSLELKSSIQDFIICIEMGIASVVHLYVFPAKPYALLTNQSPGNISVLGDYVSSDPVDPFEIKESNRPTKMKLPQFEPDERSVTNIKESVRDFVVGSGEYVIKDFKFTVNQAVRPVEKRFDKLMKKNDKRKKSQDDNWVSAATPERPVRGIDDPLLSGSSSDSGVTKGKKHRRIVSTAAAVDSWGGGDQASDGYEIRGRRWAVKS
- the LOC8057579 gene encoding protein LAZ1 isoform X2, producing MRVNIGLLVPLMAQYSTPMWATLVAGFFMLLALSLSMYLIFEHLSAYNNPEEQKFVLGVILMVPCYAIESYISLINPNTSVYCGILRDGYEALAMYCFGRYITACLGGEDKTIAFLKREGGSGSGQPLLHHASEKGIIHHHFPVNFVLKPWRLGTRFYLIIKFGIFQYVIIKTLTATLSLLLEPFGVYCDGEFNLRCGYPYFAAVLNFSQYWALYCLVAWYTATKDELAPIKPLAKFLSFKSIVFLTWWQGVVIAIMYALGLLRSPLAQSLELKSSIQDFIICIEDRWALLQLFTSMCSQPSPMHS